From the Treponema sp. J25 genome, one window contains:
- a CDS encoding LptA/OstA family protein — protein sequence MKAGNTLFFLRSRIGARKKRGTGPARIPFVVRFRGALALLLLVGAYASFAEVFQFKADGMVGSRATGSEQIILSGNARVWSSSLLLEADRIVISGKNNRYLQCSGNVKGTDTKKGIYFTTSSLWYDREQKIARMEGESYLEDKDNGVIIKAHFIQYDDTAERAMLQVGVRIFKDTLVCRAEYALYQKKEKRLELQGSPVVFKEGDELRARRMWVNLDNNDVVMEGSVSGTIREKQGTSKK from the coding sequence ATGAAGGCCGGTAATACCCTTTTCTTTTTGCGGAGTAGAATAGGGGCGAGAAAAAAGAGGGGCACCGGGCCCGCGCGGATTCCCTTTGTTGTGCGGTTCCGGGGAGCGCTTGCCCTTTTGTTGTTGGTAGGGGCCTATGCTTCCTTTGCGGAGGTTTTTCAGTTTAAGGCCGATGGGATGGTGGGGAGCAGGGCCACCGGTTCTGAACAGATCATCCTTTCCGGGAATGCCCGGGTGTGGTCGAGTAGCCTCTTATTAGAGGCCGACCGGATTGTAATTTCGGGTAAAAATAATCGATACCTCCAGTGTAGTGGCAATGTAAAAGGAACCGATACTAAGAAGGGTATTTACTTTACTACCTCTTCACTGTGGTATGACCGGGAACAAAAAATAGCCCGAATGGAAGGCGAATCCTATTTAGAAGATAAAGATAATGGGGTGATAATTAAGGCTCATTTTATTCAATATGATGATACGGCTGAGCGGGCCATGCTGCAGGTTGGGGTGCGAATTTTTAAGGACACCCTGGTTTGTCGGGCGGAATATGCCTTGTATCAGAAGAAGGAAAAACGCCTGGAACTGCAGGGGTCTCCGGTGGTATTTAAGGAGGGAGACGAACTCCGGGCCCGTCGTATGTGGGTAAACCTGGATAATAATGATGTGGTGATGGAAGGGAGCGTATCGGGAACTATCAGGGAAAAGCAGGGAACTTCGAAGAAATAA
- the lptB gene encoding LPS export ABC transporter ATP-binding protein, whose protein sequence is MPPYSLEVVNLHKRFGRKEVVRGVSFSMRNGEVAGLLGPNGAGKTTVFYMIVGFYKPNQGQVLLDKKDITHEPMYRRARAGISYLPQEASVFRKLTVEENIWAIMETRRDLSRQEKKQRTEQLLEEFGIAHLRKQAGYTLSGGERRRTEIARSLATDPKFLLLDEPFAGIDPIAVYEIKNIVRRLAEKGIGVLITDHNVRDTLEITTHSFIINEGKIVAQGDRETILQDEMARQVYLGSEFRM, encoded by the coding sequence ATGCCCCCTTACAGTTTAGAAGTTGTTAATCTTCACAAACGGTTTGGTCGGAAAGAGGTGGTGCGGGGGGTGAGTTTTTCCATGCGTAACGGAGAAGTGGCGGGGCTCCTTGGTCCCAATGGGGCGGGGAAAACCACCGTATTTTATATGATTGTGGGCTTTTATAAGCCAAACCAGGGCCAGGTTCTGCTTGATAAAAAGGACATCACCCATGAGCCGATGTATCGGCGGGCCCGGGCGGGAATATCCTACCTTCCTCAGGAAGCCTCGGTGTTTCGTAAATTGACGGTGGAAGAAAACATCTGGGCCATTATGGAAACCCGTCGAGATCTTTCCCGGCAAGAAAAAAAACAACGGACCGAACAGTTGCTCGAGGAATTTGGGATTGCCCACCTGCGAAAACAGGCCGGTTACACCCTTTCGGGGGGTGAACGGCGAAGGACGGAAATAGCCCGCTCCCTTGCGACGGACCCGAAATTCCTTCTCCTTGATGAACCCTTTGCGGGCATCGATCCCATTGCGGTGTACGAAATTAAAAACATTGTGCGCCGTTTAGCAGAAAAGGGAATTGGAGTTCTGATTACGGATCACAATGTGCGGGATACCCTGGAGATTACCACCCACTCTTTTATTATCAATGAAGGGAAAATCGTGGCCCAGGGAGACCGGGAGACAATTCTCCAGGACGAGATGGCCCGACAGGTGTATCTTGGCAGCGAATTCCGTATGTAA
- the rny gene encoding ribonuclease Y, which yields MGLYIILPLAGLTLGWTIRWLYARYQLTASEQRAERIKQDAIKEAEAKKKEILLEAKEQLIRERNQQERETRERRVELQRYERRVMQKEEAIDKKIAQIEKVEQALAERERILQEREKVISEQEERYRAELERISGLSREEAKAIIIANLENEARRDAQVIINKIEQEANLSAEKRARDILVTTMQRLATEVTGEVTVTTVSLPNDEMKGRIIGREGRNIRTLETLTGVDIIIDDTPEAVVVSCFDPVRREIAKIALERLIADGRIHPARIEEVVQKVSREISQKIFEEGEKVLFDLGIHNMNQEAIKALGRLYFRTSYGQNVLYHSKEVAIIAGMLAAELGANREIAKRGALLHDIGKGVETDSDLNHAEIGMDIARKFGEDPRVINAIGSHHNDVEPSCIESIIVQIADAISAARPGARRETLDNYIKRLENLEQIAESFSGVDKAFAIQAGRELRILVNNEALNDEQSKELAKQIAKKIENELQYPGRIKVTIIRETRIVEYAR from the coding sequence ATGGGATTGTATATAATCCTCCCTCTTGCCGGGTTAACCTTAGGCTGGACCATAAGATGGCTGTATGCCAGATACCAATTAACCGCCTCGGAACAACGGGCCGAGCGGATTAAACAGGATGCGATAAAAGAAGCTGAGGCTAAAAAGAAGGAGATACTTCTTGAAGCAAAAGAACAACTTATTCGCGAACGGAACCAGCAAGAAAGGGAGACTCGGGAACGCAGGGTAGAACTGCAACGATACGAACGTCGTGTCATGCAGAAAGAAGAGGCAATCGATAAAAAGATTGCCCAGATAGAGAAGGTAGAGCAGGCCCTGGCTGAACGGGAACGGATATTACAGGAGCGGGAAAAGGTCATCAGCGAACAGGAGGAACGGTATCGAGCCGAACTGGAGCGCATTTCAGGCCTTTCTCGGGAAGAAGCCAAGGCAATTATTATTGCAAACCTGGAAAACGAAGCCCGTAGGGACGCTCAGGTAATCATTAACAAAATCGAACAAGAGGCCAATCTCTCGGCAGAAAAACGGGCCCGGGATATTCTGGTTACCACCATGCAGCGCCTGGCTACTGAAGTAACCGGCGAAGTAACGGTAACCACCGTATCGCTCCCCAATGACGAAATGAAGGGCCGTATCATTGGACGGGAGGGGCGAAATATTCGGACCCTGGAAACCCTGACGGGGGTGGATATCATCATCGATGATACGCCCGAAGCGGTGGTAGTGTCCTGTTTTGATCCTGTCCGACGGGAGATTGCCAAAATAGCCCTCGAACGCCTTATCGCCGATGGGCGAATTCATCCGGCCCGAATCGAAGAGGTGGTGCAGAAGGTCAGCCGGGAAATTTCCCAGAAGATTTTTGAAGAAGGGGAAAAGGTGCTCTTTGACCTGGGCATCCATAACATGAACCAGGAGGCTATCAAAGCGCTGGGACGGCTATACTTCCGCACGAGTTATGGGCAGAACGTTCTGTACCATTCAAAGGAAGTGGCGATTATTGCAGGAATGCTCGCGGCAGAGCTGGGCGCAAACCGGGAAATTGCCAAACGGGGAGCCCTGCTCCACGATATTGGTAAAGGGGTAGAAACCGATTCGGACCTTAATCATGCCGAAATAGGAATGGATATCGCCCGTAAGTTTGGAGAGGATCCGCGGGTAATCAACGCTATCGGAAGTCATCACAACGATGTGGAACCCTCCTGCATCGAATCTATCATTGTTCAGATTGCGGACGCCATTTCGGCGGCCCGTCCGGGAGCCCGTCGAGAAACACTGGATAATTACATCAAGCGGCTCGAGAATCTGGAACAAATTGCGGAAAGCTTTAGCGGTGTGGATAAGGCCTTTGCTATTCAGGCCGGTCGGGAACTGCGGATCTTGGTGAACAATGAGGCCCTGAACGATGAACAATCGAAGGAACTGGCAAAACAGATAGCCAAAAAGATAGAAAATGAACTCCAATATCCGGGACGGATTAAGGTAACGATTATCCGGGAAACCCGTATCGTCGAGTATGCCCGGTAA